Proteins encoded in a region of the Paenibacillus sp. W2I17 genome:
- the thiC gene encoding phosphomethylpyrimidine synthase ThiC, which translates to MSTGNQTGQQAREQEHNDRQVEKETGAAGRVQPFPGSRKVYIQGSRPDIAVPEREIALHDTNTPQGVEHNEPLRVYDTSGPMTDPAFHADIRAGLPALRTRWITERGDVEAYQGRTVKPEDNGLKPGGKRAGAEEYPGLRGKPLRAQPGRCVTQMHYARQGVITAEMEFAAIREGVEPEFVRQELASGRAILPSNINHPESEPMLIGRHFHVKINANIGNSAVSSSIEEEVEKMTWAVRWGSDTVMDLSTGKNIHTTREWIIRNSPVPIGTVPLYQALEKVNGEAEALTWELYRDTLIEQAEQGVDYFTIHAGVLLRYIPMTAKRMTGIVSRGGSIMAAWCLAHHQENFLYTHFEEICEIMKRYDVAFSLGDGLRPGSIYDANDEAQMAELATLGELTQIAWKHDVQVMIEGPGHVPMHKIKENVDLQMEICKEAPFYTLGPLTTDIAPGYDHITSAIGAAMIGWFGTSMLCYVTPKEHLGLPNKDDVREGVIAYKIAAHAADLAKGHPRAQRRDDALSKARFEFRWRDQFNLSLDPERALSYHDETLPAEGAKEAHFCSMCGPKFCSMRITQDIRAFAADKGLSENEAVAAGMQEKAEEYRTRS; encoded by the coding sequence ATGAGTACAGGAAATCAAACGGGACAACAAGCGAGGGAACAGGAACATAACGATCGGCAGGTGGAAAAGGAAACAGGGGCGGCCGGACGGGTTCAGCCCTTTCCGGGCAGCCGCAAAGTCTACATTCAGGGCTCACGGCCGGACATTGCTGTACCGGAGCGTGAGATAGCCCTTCATGACACGAATACTCCCCAAGGGGTGGAGCATAACGAACCGCTGCGTGTCTACGATACGAGCGGCCCGATGACCGATCCCGCATTTCATGCGGATATCCGCGCAGGTTTGCCAGCCCTGCGCACTCGCTGGATCACAGAGCGCGGCGATGTGGAAGCTTATCAGGGCCGTACGGTTAAACCGGAGGATAATGGACTGAAGCCCGGAGGGAAGAGAGCTGGCGCCGAAGAGTACCCCGGATTACGTGGCAAACCCTTGCGGGCACAGCCAGGACGCTGTGTGACCCAGATGCACTACGCGAGACAGGGAGTCATTACGGCAGAGATGGAGTTTGCCGCCATTCGTGAAGGTGTGGAACCGGAATTTGTGCGGCAGGAGCTGGCGAGTGGACGGGCCATTCTGCCATCCAACATCAATCACCCGGAGAGTGAGCCGATGTTGATCGGTCGTCATTTTCATGTGAAGATCAATGCCAACATAGGGAATTCTGCCGTATCCTCTTCCATCGAGGAAGAGGTGGAGAAGATGACCTGGGCGGTACGCTGGGGATCGGATACGGTGATGGATCTGTCCACAGGCAAAAACATTCATACCACCCGGGAGTGGATTATCCGCAATTCACCTGTGCCGATTGGTACGGTGCCGCTGTATCAGGCGCTGGAGAAGGTGAATGGCGAAGCGGAAGCGCTGACCTGGGAGTTGTACCGTGATACGCTCATTGAGCAGGCAGAGCAGGGCGTGGACTACTTTACGATTCATGCAGGTGTGCTGCTGCGTTATATCCCCATGACCGCCAAGCGAATGACAGGTATTGTGTCCCGGGGCGGGTCCATTATGGCAGCATGGTGCCTGGCGCATCATCAAGAGAATTTTTTGTACACCCATTTTGAAGAAATCTGCGAGATTATGAAAAGGTATGATGTAGCGTTTTCGCTGGGAGATGGACTTCGTCCTGGCAGTATCTATGATGCGAATGATGAAGCACAGATGGCGGAACTGGCTACGCTTGGGGAACTGACGCAGATCGCATGGAAGCATGATGTGCAGGTGATGATTGAAGGCCCGGGTCATGTGCCGATGCATAAGATCAAGGAGAATGTGGATCTGCAGATGGAGATATGTAAAGAGGCACCGTTCTATACGCTGGGGCCGCTGACGACCGACATTGCCCCGGGTTACGACCACATCACATCCGCCATTGGTGCGGCCATGATCGGCTGGTTTGGCACGTCCATGCTCTGTTATGTTACGCCAAAAGAACATTTGGGCCTGCCCAACAAGGATGATGTGCGGGAAGGGGTCATCGCCTACAAGATCGCAGCTCATGCCGCCGATCTGGCAAAAGGCCATCCACGTGCCCAGCGCCGGGATGATGCATTGTCCAAAGCGCGCTTCGAATTCCGCTGGCGTGACCAGTTTAACCTGTCACTGGACCCTGAACGTGCGCTGTCCTACCATGATGAGACACTGCCGGCAGAAGGGGCCAAAGAAGCTCATTTCTGCTCCATGTGCGGACCAAAGTTCTGTAGCATGCGCATCACGCAGGACATTCGTGCCTTTGCCGCGGATAAAGGATTGTCCGAGAATGAGGCTGTAGCAGCGGGCATGCAGGAAAAGGCCGAGGAATATCGGACACGTTCCTAG